Proteins from one Fusobacterium periodonticum 1_1_41FAA genomic window:
- a CDS encoding formylglycine-generating enzyme family protein, whose translation MKENISKFITEEKALLWIKTSNFQEVERVMIESLNSLENKKFYIYEKGKTINFLNGGIESGMDNLFNTLDELYPQGIKRVPIFLLVKDGIDEILRKENLDYFKEIVETKKETPKYNITIIITNKENVPPELEDMVEFIDKEIIDNEVAIKNYILDLAEFEKLEINEVKLDKIVKLLKKDIHKFSKNNNTLDENMANMIFVEGGEYKPPFADGKKEVLDLEVCKYPTTQKMWQEVMEYNPSQFKGDNKPVEMVSWWRALEFCNKLSEKYGLQPTYDLSNSSNGILMINQLNGKAVYPDEADFGKTEGFRLPTEVEWEWFARGGQEGLDDGSFYFLYAGSDDLAEVGWYVHNSGAINRNGSSKEVGLKKPNKLGIYDCSGNVFEWCYDTVEFTKNAIYARVECENRLGNGKDYLYKHGNLDLERRLKGGGWGQYGAYCFVRTRHHAYPHQHYSDLGFRIVRTVHL comes from the coding sequence ATGAAAGAAAATATTTCAAAATTTATAACAGAAGAAAAAGCATTGTTATGGATTAAAACAAGTAATTTTCAAGAAGTAGAAAGAGTAATGATAGAGAGTTTGAATTCACTAGAAAATAAAAAATTCTATATCTATGAAAAAGGGAAGACTATAAACTTTTTAAATGGTGGTATAGAAAGTGGAATGGATAATTTATTTAATACTTTAGATGAACTGTATCCACAAGGAATAAAAAGGGTTCCAATATTTTTGTTAGTTAAAGATGGAATAGATGAAATATTAAGGAAAGAAAATCTAGATTATTTTAAAGAAATAGTAGAAACTAAAAAAGAAACACCAAAATACAATATTACAATAATAATAACAAATAAAGAAAACGTTCCTCCAGAATTAGAAGATATGGTAGAGTTTATAGATAAAGAAATAATAGATAATGAAGTTGCAATAAAAAATTATATTTTAGATTTGGCAGAATTTGAAAAGTTAGAGATAAATGAAGTAAAACTAGACAAAATAGTTAAATTATTAAAAAAAGATATTCATAAATTTTCAAAAAATAATAATACTTTAGATGAAAATATGGCGAATATGATATTTGTTGAAGGTGGAGAATATAAACCTCCATTTGCAGATGGAAAAAAAGAAGTGCTTGATTTAGAAGTATGTAAATATCCTACAACACAAAAGATGTGGCAAGAAGTAATGGAGTATAATCCATCACAATTTAAAGGAGATAATAAACCAGTTGAAATGGTTAGTTGGTGGCGAGCATTGGAATTCTGTAATAAATTAAGTGAGAAATATGGATTACAACCAACTTATGATTTAAGTAATAGTTCAAATGGAATATTAATGATAAATCAGTTAAATGGAAAAGCAGTATATCCCGATGAAGCCGATTTCGGAAAAACAGAAGGATTTAGATTACCAACAGAAGTTGAGTGGGAATGGTTTGCAAGAGGAGGACAAGAAGGGCTTGATGATGGATCATTTTACTTTCTTTATGCTGGAAGTGATGATTTAGCTGAAGTTGGATGGTACGTTCATAATTCAGGAGCAATAAATAGAAATGGTAGTTCTAAAGAAGTTGGATTAAAAAAACCAAACAAATTAGGAATATATGATTGTAGTGGAAATGTTTTCGAGTGGTGTTATGACACAGTAGAATTCACAAAAAATGCTATTTATGCTCGTGTGGAATGTGAAAATAGATTAGGAAATGGTAAAGATTATTTATATAAACATGGAAATTTGGATTTAGAGAGAAGACTTAAAGGAGGAGGATGGGGGCAATATGGAGCATATTGTTTTGTTAGAACTCGTCATCATGCTTATCCTCACCAACATTATTCTGATCTTGGTTTCCGTATTGTTAGAACAGTTCATTTATAA
- a CDS encoding formylglycine-generating enzyme family protein, translating to MKESISKFITEGKALLWIKTNDFQEVERAMIESLNSLENKKFYIYEKGKTINFLNDSIESGMDDLFNTLDELHPQGMRKIPVFLLIKGAMDEILKENNLDYFREILEIKKESTRYNFSIVVADNEDIPTQLANISDFIDKKITDNEGAIKKYILDLAKFEKLELDENDVEKIINTLKNNINRYAEKNGRKNSESKFKDMVFVQGGKYQPSFADEEKEVFDIEVCKYLTTQKIWKEYRYSSNHNPSEFKGENRPVERISWSDALNFCNYLSEKYCLQPVYENRNGSIMVRQLSGKVVSLDLADFKDTEGFRLPTELEWEWFARGGQKAIDEGTFNYKYSGSDDINEVAWYYDNSGNQTHDVGLKKPNQLGLYDCTGNVWEWCYDTTKYKNFEGESENRIEKDKLYVYNLNPLDRYQRIRGGGWSDSDWFEPDWSEPGYIDYRSCTNRAWTNYIGFRVVRTV from the coding sequence ATGAAAGAAAGTATTTCAAAATTCATTACAGAAGGAAAAGCATTATTATGGATTAAAACAAATGATTTTCAAGAAGTAGAAAGAGCAATGATAGAAAGCTTAAACTCATTAGAAAATAAAAAATTCTATATCTATGAAAAAGGAAAAACTATAAACTTTTTAAATGATAGTATAGAAAGTGGAATGGATGACTTATTTAATACTTTAGATGAACTCCATCCTCAAGGAATGAGAAAAATACCAGTATTTCTATTAATAAAGGGTGCAATGGATGAAATTTTAAAGGAAAATAATTTGGATTATTTTAGAGAAATACTAGAAATAAAAAAAGAAAGTACAAGATATAATTTTAGTATAGTAGTAGCGGATAATGAAGATATTCCTACACAATTAGCAAATATATCTGATTTTATAGATAAAAAAATAACTGATAATGAGGGAGCAATAAAGAAATACATTTTAGATTTAGCAAAATTTGAAAAATTAGAATTAGATGAAAATGATGTAGAAAAAATAATAAATACTTTAAAAAATAATATTAACAGATATGCAGAAAAAAATGGAAGAAAGAATTCAGAAAGTAAATTTAAAGACATGGTATTTGTTCAAGGTGGAAAATATCAACCATCTTTTGCTGATGAAGAAAAAGAAGTATTTGATATAGAAGTGTGTAAATATTTAACAACTCAAAAAATCTGGAAAGAATATAGATATAGTAGTAATCATAATCCATCAGAGTTTAAAGGAGAGAATAGACCAGTAGAAAGAATTAGTTGGAGTGATGCTTTAAATTTTTGTAATTATTTAAGTGAAAAATATTGTTTACAACCAGTCTATGAAAATAGGAATGGTTCTATAATGGTAAGGCAGTTAAGTGGAAAAGTAGTATCTCTAGATTTAGCTGATTTTAAAGATACAGAAGGATTTAGATTACCAACAGAACTAGAATGGGAATGGTTTGCTAGGGGAGGACAAAAAGCTATTGATGAAGGAACATTTAATTATAAATACTCTGGAAGTGATGATATAAACGAAGTAGCTTGGTATTATGATAATTCTGGAAATCAAACACATGATGTGGGTTTAAAGAAACCAAATCAATTAGGATTATATGATTGTACTGGAAATGTTTGGGAATGGTGTTATGATACAACAAAATATAAAAATTTTGAAGGAGAAAGTGAAAATAGAATAGAAAAAGATAAATTATATGTATATAATCTTAATCCACTTGATAGATATCAAAGAATAAGAGGAGGTGGTTGGTCTGATTCAGACTGGTTTGAACCAGATTGGTCTGAACCAGGATATATAGATTATAGAAGTTGTACTAATCGAGCTTGGACAAATTATATTGGTTTCCGTGTTGTTAGAACAGTTTAG
- a CDS encoding phosphatidylinositol-4-phosphate 5-kinase yields MAFEKRVIDFREVMFKDNELFTGIYYEYHENGLDKYECSYRDGLKHGMEWMFDEYGMAIEVRTYKKGEMTTFEEYYPSGALKQKIELKDEMKNGIEMAFEENHNILYYGLNKDDKRYGEWQFYKNGKLEKYVSYKNGEIIGEEKVEY; encoded by the coding sequence ATGGCTTTTGAAAAAAGAGTAATAGATTTTAGAGAAGTTATGTTTAAAGATAATGAACTATTTACTGGTATCTATTATGAATACCATGAAAATGGTTTAGATAAATACGAATGTTCTTACAGAGATGGCTTGAAGCACGGAATGGAATGGATGTTTGATGAGTATGGAATGGCTATAGAAGTTAGAACATACAAAAAAGGGGAGATGACAACATTTGAGGAGTATTATCCTAGTGGAGCTTTAAAGCAAAAAATTGAGCTTAAGGATGAAATGAAAAATGGAATTGAGATGGCTTTTGAAGAGAATCACAATATCTTGTATTATGGCTTGAATAAAGATGATAAAAGATATGGAGAATGGCAATTCTATAAGAATGGTAAGTTAGAAAAATATGTAAGTTATAAAAATGGTGAAATTATTGGAGAAGAAAAAGTAGAATATTAG